ACTGCGACAACTTCTTTGATCTCCGGGAAAAGCTCTCTCATGCGTGTTTCGATACCTTCTTTTAAGGTCACGCTAGAGCTTGGGCAGCCGGAGCAAGCGCCTTTCATATGCACGTACAAAACTTGATCTTGATATTTATGGAAAACGATATCGCCGCCATCAAGTGCAACTACTGGGCGGATTTCGCGGTTCAATACGGATTTAATATTACGAACCATCGGAGAGTCATTTTCGTCATCTTCAGCCATTTCGATGAATTCAACCACCACAGGCTCGTCACGATCCAAATGCTCTTGGATAAGACCGGTTAAAGGATTGGCCAAAAGTTCCCAATCAACCCAATCTTGCTTTGTCACGGTGATAAAATCAGGGCCCACATAAACCGAGCTTGTCCAAGGAAAGCCAAAAATTTTAGCAGCCAACGGGGAGCGCTCCGCCTCTTGAGAGTTGGCGCAATCAAAGCCTTCCGCCGTCACTTGGCGATGCAGGTGGAATTTCATCGTTGCTGGGTTTGGAGTTGGTTCAAATGTGACTTGTACGCTCATAGTGGGACCTCGTTCTTAAGAATAGGGAAAGTATACCACACAAGTGTTTCTGCCAAGCGTGTTAAAAGGTCTGACACGCAATTCAGGATGCTTGCCTAAATCAGAAAAACTCACTAGTTTTAGACCCGTTGAAAATGACACTTAATAGGGAGCATTTAGATGACGCCAAGAGTTAGAGAGATTTTGAACTGGTACGGAGCCGACAATCCAGGGGTACTTACGAATTTAGCTCGTATGTTGAATCAAGGTAAACTTGCAGGAACTGGTAAACTAGTTATTTTGCCTGTGGACCAAGGTTTTGAGCACGGTCCTGCTCGTTCATTTGCAAAAAATCCAGATGGCTACGATCCAGCTTATCACGTCGAGCTTGCGATTGAATCTGGTTGCTCTGCTTACGCGGCTCCATTGGGTGCTATCGAAGCGATCGCACGTGATTACGCGGGTGAGATTCCGTTGATCTTAAAAATCAATAACTCTGACACTCTTTTCGGAAACAAAGCTCCAATCTCTGCATTAACTTCTTACGTTGATGACGCTTTAAGATTGGGTTGTGTGGGTATCGGTTTCACAATCTACCCAGGGTCTGCTGAACGTAAACACCAATACGAAGAAATCGCTCAAGCGGCACGCGCTGCTAAAGAAGCGGGTCTTGTTGTGATCATCTGGTCTTACGCTCGTGGTGAGCAACTTTCTAAAGAAGGTGAAACGGCTATCGACGTCATCGCCTACGCCGCTCACATCGCGGCTCAATTGGGCGCGCACATCATCAAAGTAAAACCACCTTCTGCACACATTGAACAAGCAGCAGCTGCGAAAGTTTACCAAGAACAAGGTATTAAAGTTTCCACAATGGCTGATCGTATTCGTCACGTTGTTCAAGCTTGCTTTAACGGCAAACGCATCGTGATCTTCTCTGGTGGTGAAGCAAAAGGCACTGAAGAGTTGCTAAAAGAAGTTTCTGAACTTGCTCAAGGTGGCGCATTTGGTTCCATCATGGGCCGTAACGCTTTCCAACGTCCGAAGAAAGAAGCAATCCAATTGCTAACGAACGTGATGGAAGCTTTTGCTGGTAAAAAACTTTAGTTTTTAAATTGAAAGAACGTAAATGAGTATTCACGAAAATCCGCTCAGAGCGGAAAAAAGAAAAAAGCTTCATGCCCTTCGCGAAAAAGGCATCAATCCTTACCCTTATGTTTTTGAAAACAAGGCAAGCATCGCTAACGTAGTTAGCGAGCACGCAGCCACTTTGACTGCGGGAGAAAAGAAGCCTGAGTTTTCTTATAAGATTGCGGGTCGCTTGATGACCCTTCGTCAAATGGGAAAAGCTTCTTTCTTCAACGTTCAAGACCAAACAGGCACAGTGCAAGTTTATGTGAAGGTTGAAGAACTTTCTGAAAAAGACCGTGCGGCTTTTGAGCTTGTGGATCTTGGCGATATCGTGGGCCTAGAGGGATTTGTTTTCAAGTCCCAAAAAGGCGAATTCTCTATCTACGCTAAAAGCTTTCAAATCCTGACTAAAACAATTGAACCATTGCCGGAAAAATTCCACGGTGTTCAAGATATCGAAATCAAATATCGTCACAGACATTTGGATTTGATCTCTGATGCTGATTCTCGCAAGGTTTTTGAAACTCGCTCTAAGATCATCAAAGAAATTCGCCGTTTCCTTGATGACCGTGGTTTTATGGAAGTGGAAACTCCGACGTTGCAACCGGTTTACGGTGGTGCGGCCGCGACTCCATTTACAACCCATCACAAAGCTTTGGATATGAAGCTTTACATGAGAATTTCCCCAGAACTTTATTTAAAACGCCTGATCGTGGGTGGTTTTGAAAAAGTTTACGAAATCAGCAAAAACTTCCGTAACGAAGGTATCGACCGTACCCACAATCCGGAATTTGCGCTTTTAGAATTCTACGAAGCTTACACGGACTACAACTATCAAATGGCGCAGTTTGAAGAAATGATCTCAACACTGGCGCAAAAAATCACTGGCAGCATGAAAGTTTCTTACCAAGGTAAAGAAATCGATTTCACTCCGCCGTGGAGACGTTTGACCGTTTACGACGGTGTTCGTGAATACGCAGGCATCGATCCAGAAAAAGCATCTGATGACGATATCTTCCAAGCCATCCGTAAAAACGGTGGTGATATCGATGAACCGGGTAAACGCGGCGAAATGATCATGGAACTTTTCGAACTAACAGCAGAACAACACTTGTGGCAGCCGACGTTTGTGATGGATCACCCGGTGGAGATTTCTCCATTGACGAAGATCCACCGCAAGGACGGTCGTTTGGTTGAACGTTTTGAGCCGTTTGCCGCTTGCATGGAAATCGGTAACGCGTATTCAGAATTGAACGACCCTGAAGACCAATTGGCTCGTTTGAAAGAACAAGAAGCCAATCGCGCGAAAGACGAAGAAGCCCATCCAATGGATGAAGACTTCTTGCTTGCGATCGATGCTGGTATGCCGCCAACAGGTGGCGTGGGTATCGGTATTGAGCGTATCGTGATGATCATGACCGATCGTCCAAGTATCCGCGACATCATCTTCTTCCCGACGATGAGAATCACAAAATAGTTTTTTCCTCTGCACGGGGTGCTGTGCGCCCCAAAGAGCATTTGGGGTGCACATGAAGTTCCTGCTTCCTTTGTTTTTATTTCTTGCTATTGGCTGTCAGATGAAACCCACGAAAGTGGTGAATCAAGAAGCCATTCAAAGTGAATCGATCACTGCTGAAAATCTAAAAAAAGAAAATGCAGTTCTTTTAGATGCACGTCCTGCATTTGAATTTAATCTTTTGCATGTTCCTGGCGCCATCAATGTTCGTTGGGAGGATTTATCCCAAAACAATCCCAAGTCCCGCGGTTTGCTGCAAACAGATCTATTTGCTTTAGCCCGCAGACTGTCGTTAATCGGTATTGATCCAAACACAAAAGTGGTGGTGCTCGGAAAAGGCACTGCAGGCCAAGGTGAAGAGGGCCGAGTTGCTTGGACGCTGAAAGTCCTAGGGGTTAAGAATGTTTACACTTTAGTGCATAACTCTTATCGAGAAATGAATCCCACTAAGGAAATTCCTCCGGTTCAAAACAAACCTTATTGGAAGCCTGAAGTTCAAGAAGGTTTAATGACGGAATTAAAGTCCCTGCAAGCTCTTGCAGCGAAAGCTGATTTGAACACAGTGATTTTAGACGTCAGATCGCCAGAAGAGTTTGCGCAAAGAAATCTATCCCAGGAAAAAAAGGTCAAAGCCAAGGTCGTTAATCTTGATTGGAAGAAGTTTTTCACCAGCAATGGGCTTCCACAAAAAGACGTCGAGAAAACATTGGCTGCACTTGGTATCTCAAAAGACATAAATATAGTGGTTATTAGCAACCACGGTGTCAGATCTGGAGCAGTGACTTACGCTCTGGGATTTTTAGGCTATAATAAATCCAGCAACTTTGCTGGAGGATATGAGCAGTGGAAGTAAACCCGCTGGAGCTTTCTGAAATCCTAAGAAATAAGATCGCGCTTTATGAGCATCTTGGTATTGAGGTACTGACCATGGGGCCCCACGAAGTGCGCTTCCGTGTCGCCTTAGAAAAAAACTACAACCACAAGGGCACAGCCTTCGGTGGAAGTCTTTACGCCACAGGCGTGATGGCAGCTTATGCCATGGTTCTTACCGGTCTTCACGAACGAAAGATCAATACCGAAAACATCGTGATCTCAAAAGGGGAGATTGAATATCTTCGTCCCGTGGATACAGACTTTGAAATCATCTGCCGCTTTCCTTCCATTGAAGAAGAAAACGCGTTCTATGATGAGCTAAAAGACAAGGGACGAGTGAAAGCCAAGCTTGAAAGTCAGATTGTAGGACTTGGCCCGGGACGTTCTTTAAAGGCTTCTTTGATCGGCACCTTCGTCGTTAGATGCTGAGATAAAATTTCTAAAATCTCAGTCTTCTTAACAGGCTTCACTGCGTAAGCGTCACAACCAGCAGCAAGCGCGCGTTTTAAATCCTCAAGAACCGCTGTTGCCGTTAATGCAATAATCGGTGTGTGCTGCAGTTTCTTTTCAGTTTCATAGTGGCGAATGATTTCTGTCGCCTTATATCCAGTCATAATGGGCATCTGCATATCCATAAAGACCAAATCGAACTTTTCAGCAGCGAATTTATCAACGGCTTCCTGACCATTGACCGCTTCAATACAGTCAAACGGTAAGCTTTTTAAATAGTGGATCAGCAGCACACGGTTGTCTTCAGAGTCATCGACCAAAAGAATTTTGTAACGACGGTCTGATTTATTAAACGCATAAATGGGTGTCGATTTTTTCTCTTGTTGATTAGTAAGGTCCGGTGAATAGGGCAAATGAATACGGAAGGTGGTTCCACGACCCGCAAGACTCTTCATTTCCATAGTTCCACCCATGATCTCTACTAGGTTTTTAGAAATCACAAGTCCCAGACCCGTTCCGCCGAATTTACGACTGATGCCTGGTTCTCCTTGAAAGAACGGTGAAAAGAGTTTTGCTTGCTTGTCGCGGGGAATACCAATGCCCGTGTCGGCAACATCAATCGCAAGCTCTTCTTTAGTGCCAGTTTTTGCGATGTTCACATCGACTTGAACTTTGCCCTCATCCGTAAATTTCAAAGCATTACCGATAAGATTAAATAAAACCTGGCGCAAGCGCGTTGGATCGCCGAAGTGATAAGCTGGAACGTCAGGATTGATATTTAAAACAAAGTGAATACCTTTTTCTTCCGCCTTGATTTGCAAGATTTCAAAAACACTGCGAATGGTGGCGTGCAGGTTGAAGCTGACGTTTTCAACGTTAAGCGCTTTGGCTTCAATTTTTGAAAAGTCTAATAAGTCATTGATCAGTGCTTTTAAGTTTTCCCCGGCATGACTGAACAGCGTCAAATAACGTTGTTGATCATTTGAAAGCTGTGTTTCTTTTAATAGTTCCAACATACCCAAAACTGAATTTAACGGTGTACGAATCTCGTGACTCATTCTTGCTAAAAATTCTGATTTTGCCTGGGAGGCTTCTTCGGCTTGGTCTTTTGCGGATTTTAGTTCGCCTTCAGTTTCCTTTAATTTCACAAGCTTTTCAGTAAGGCTGGTTACGGCAGAACCTGTAATCAAAGCACAGAAACAAAGAGTTAAAAGGGTCGATGGGGTTTGAACAAAGAAGGGTTCTTCGCTGCCCGGGATATTAAAAAATTTCGGCGACAAGACCGTAATAGCCATGATCCAAGTATTGATTATCAGTGAGGCGTACAGTCCATACCAGGCCGCTGAAATTAAAATTAAAATACCATAAACATACCAAGTCTGAGCTAAAGGCATAGTTAAAGCCAAAGCCAAACTACCGGCAAGGACTCCCACCCAAAGAAGTTTTTCTTTGAAAGTAACTTTCTCTAAATGAAAAGGAGGCAAAGTTTCGTGTTTAAACAACGACAAATTTCTTTTGTAAAGAAAGGGAGTTAGCAGAATCAAAAGAGGAAAACATAGAAACACACCCCCAGTTAAATCCCCAATAACAGCTATCAGGGTGTTCCAAAGGAAAAGTGATCTGTCGACATGACCAGTGAAAATATAGATTCCTTGAGTCAAAGCTGAGCAGACCAGTGTCGGAATTAATAAACCATAGACAAAAAGTAAGCTGATATTCTTAGGGCTTGGGCGCCAAGCGGAAAGACCTTTAAATCGTTCTTTGACTAGCATCCAGGCGATAAAAACCTGCAAGGTTTCCGGCAAAGCATAAAGAGGATAAAGATATGTTTTGGGTAGACCCAACATTTGAACGGCCCAAAGAGCGTTTAAGAATACAGGAATAAGGACTCGAGGCCCCCACCACAAGGCCATGACAACGCCGATATTGATTGGAAAATAGATCCAGTAAAGTTTGTTCGTCGCAAACGGCAGGCTAAGCATTGTCGCCAGCGGTAATGCAATAAAAGGAACAACCCAGGTCCACCAAGGAAGACGTCTTGTATTCATGAATCTTAGTTTAGAGAAAAGAAGAATCGCTGACTAAGTGGGACTGAGTAAAATGCTAAAGGTCAATGCCATGAACTTTAGTGTAGGTTTCACCGAAACAAGTTCCGTTTTTGCATCTATTGAACTCAATACATCCACCTTCTGTTTGAACGCGGTAAATGTCGTCTTCAAGAATATCATCCATGCCGGTGCTCAAAATACCAACCAAAGCACCCTTTGCGTTAAACAGCGGTGAACCCGAACTGCCGCTAAAGGTATCTACTTCCATTTTCAGCATCGCACCTTCTGTGTCCCTTAGCACGCGACCAAGATCTTTTTTTAGGGGTAAGCCAAGAGGATAAGAAAGACTTAAGAGTGGTTCACCAACGGCATAAGTTTTTTCTGAAGCAAGCGCAACAGGTTCAGCATTTACTTCGCGATCAAGTTCAATCACCGCGTAGTCAGCATGGCCGCGACGATTTTGCAGTTTTAGTACTTGTTTGCAGCGATAGATTTCTTCAAGAGGTATGACTTTCGATTCAGCTTTGCTGGCGTTAAAGCCAAAGACAAATAAGCTTTCAGCGCAGCGATTTTTCTGGTCCATACAATGCCCGGCGGTCAAAACCTTGTTTTTACCGATTAGAACGCCGGTGCAAAATCCTAAAAGGGGTTGATTTTGAAACTTCTCGCTTTCACACAACGGATAACTTTGTCCCAATGTGCGAGTGAAAGGAATCATGCCGTCCACAGCTGGTTTTAACTTTGATTTTTCAATGATAACTGAAACTGCAGAAGCTATTTTTTGCAGGTTTAAATCTTCAGAAGATATATCTGTTCTAGAATCATCGCCGTAAATGACAGCTGCACCGTCAGTGTGAAGACTTTCTTGGGAAGCTGAACATGAAGCAAGAAGAAGGCTTGCAGCCAGAAGAATAAGGCGCACTATTTTTCCGCTTTTGGGTTTACTAAGCCTGTGATCTGACCGTTGATTATCATATAACCATGATCATGATTCGATTTTTTCGGAGCCATGTGCAGCCAGTGCACAACGGCCTTAAATGGAGAGTAAGGGTCAGCAACAAAATCGCCACAAGCGATAAGTTCATCACCGGGTCTGTTTTCTGGAACAGGGCCAAACTTCGTATTATAGATCACTTCAATACGGTCGTCGCGGGTAGCTAAATCTCCATCCAAGTCGACTTCAAAGTGCACATGCTTCTGACGGTCTTCAATGATGCCTACGATGATACCTTTAATGAAAGCTCTCGCAGTGAACTTTGGCTCCATCTCGTCACGATAAAGAAGCAGACGGCTTTCATTGTAATCCAGGCGATCTTTTCTATCCATGCAAGCCGGCGCCGCAAAAGCGCCGAAGGAAAATACTGTGATTAAAAGAAAGATGAAGTATTTCATACTACTCTTGATTCGCCTGGATGAATTTTTTCAAGTACTCCACTTCATCAGCACTTAGTGGCGCTAAAGAAGCGCGGGCTGGTGGCATACGCGGCGGAGCCGTTGGATTATCCAAAGGCGGAACAACCGCACGGTAAAGCGGAGTTGATTCAATAGGGGAAGCAGGATCCTTAGGAACCAGGATTTGCTTCACACTTGTTTTTAGGCCTTCAAGGTTTTCAAGAACCGTTTTCTTACCAACGACGTGGCACTTTAAACACTTCTGATCAATGATATGTGTTTTAAGATTTTCAAAGCTAACTTCCAAAGTCTTAAAATCAACACCCTTTGGCGTTTCTGATTGTTTTACATTTCCGCAGGCAGGAAGTTCTTTAACTGTGAGCAGCTGAGTGCGATCATGAAGTTTATCATCAATCCAAGTGCGCAAAATCTGTTTTTCACACTCGTTTAGGGGAGAGTAACCACCACTGCGCGGAGGCATTGTTTCAGCCTCAACCGTCGCCAGGATTTTTTCGCGCATTCCAAAAACTTTTTCTTCATCGGTCATGCTATGGCATCTTTGGCAGGTGCTTAATGGAAGGTTTCTAACCAACTCAAAATTGACTTCTTTATCGGCGAATTTATTTTTTAATACATCGATATCGTCGATCTTAAGGCCGCCAGTTTTATAAAAACCGATCTCTTCAAGCCCATAAGTACAACCCGTCAACGAAAGAACCAAAACCATAGAGGAAATGAATGTTTTCATAAGCCCAAGGTTCTACCAATTTTTAGACCGATTTTGCCATAGATTCGTTGGCAAAGAATAAAATACATAACTGTAAAGACGGAAGACAGTCCGTCTTTAGTTGGAGGGGCTAACTTATTTTTGTTTTTGGATTTTAAGAGGCTGGAATAGGTCTTTATCTGAGGAAGCAGGCTTACGAGCCTTATCCGAAGCTGAAATACAGCTTTGTCGTTCTGAATCTGATGAGTCCCCATTAGCACACTTCTTTAAAGCAGTGGGGTTAAATGATTTGCCTTTAATGCTATCCCAGCAGCTCCAGAAAGCGCTGTCTTCTTTTTGCATTTGGCAGATCGAAGCAGCATACCAGTCGACTTCTTCTTTTTCAGCTTTCGCGATACAAGCTTGAGTGTCTTTTTCAGCAAGGAAGCGGTCGCAGAAGCTTTGTGGGTTCGCGGGTTCAATGGCGAACGCAATCAAAGGAACGATGGCAACTGAAATGATCGACTGAACAACTAACATCATGATGCAACCTTGATTTTGAATAGAACAGAATACATTGCTTTCAACATGTCGGGATCATAACGACCCGCAAGTTTTTCTTTCATCATCGTCACAGCGTCCAGCGGTGACATTGGTACGTTATAGGATCTTTGTGTCGTCATCGCATCGTAAGTATCAGTGATAGCAACGATACGGGCAAACGGGTGAATCTCTTCTGCCACTAACTGCTGAGGATAGCCGTTACCTGCCCAAGATTCGTGATGCTCAAAGCAAGCCGCTTTAATTGCGTCGCTGATGTTCGGGTGGTTATTTAAAATCACCAAACCATACTGCGGATGCATTTTCATTTGCTCCCACTCAGGATCAGTCAGTCCGCCTTTTTTACAAAGGATATCTAAGCTCACATTGCGTTTTCCGATGTCATGGAAAAGAGCACCCACACCCAGTTCTTCTAAGGTCTTCGCATCATAACCTAAGGCTTTTCCCAAACCTAAAGAGTATATACTGACATCTAACGAGTGGTTGTAAGTGTAAAAGTCATGGCCTGATAACGAGATCATAAAGCCCATGGCTTCAGGAGCATTTTCCATCAAATCAATGAAATCAGTGATGATCGGGCGGGAATCATCCAAGGCTTGGTTTACATCGGGATTTTCAAAAAGATCTTCCATCAAAGCGACAGAGGATTCACGCAAGATCGCGGCTTTTTCAAATGGATTAATCAGGCTTGAGTTCATTTCTTCACGAACCCAGTCACGGTATTTTTGCTTATCTTCGCTGCGCACAAAGAATGTGTCGCCAGTATCGCGGCCGTGCATGGCTTTGATTTTTCCATCAGAAAGACGATCCCCCGCACGCAGATACAAAAGATATTTGCCATCGATGTGCAAAAAGATATCGAAAGAGGTCATTTTATCGGGGCGAATTGTAGTCAGACGGATGCGAAAATATGACGAAGATTCCATAGTAAAATTCTGCCATGGATACATTGACTTAGATAGAAATTCCTGAATAATCGAAGGCCATGGCCCTTCGTCTAGACACCCAAATCATGTACTTAAAAGGGGTCGGGCCAAAGCTTGGCGATCTCTTTAACAGGAAGGGATTAAAGACTTTGGCGGACCTATTTGAGTTTTACCCTCGAGCCTATGAAGATCAGAGGGCGGCACGCAATATTGCCAGTCTCAAACCGGACGACATCGTTAGTATTAAGGCTCAGGTTGTGGCAGTTCATAGTATCAATATGGGACGCTCGACACGAAAAATGTACGATGTGGTTTTGCGAGATGCCTCTGGGCAAATTCACTGCAAGTATTTCCGCGTTCCTTACAAAGGTTACTTTGAAAGATTCAAACCTTTCACCGAAGTTCGAGTTGTTGGTAAGGTTACTGAGTACCGTGGCCGAATAGAATTTCATCATCCTGACATTCGCGACATCGAACCCGATGAGGAAACCAAAGACGCACTTATTCCTCTGTACACAGAAATTGAAGGTCTAGCTACGGCAAAGATCATGAAATTGGTGCGTCTGGCTTTTTCGCAAATCGAAGAATGGCCGGAAGAAGCTTTGCCAAAATGGATCTTAGAAAAATACAAACTGAAGCCTCGCAAAGATGCGCTTAAGGAAATGCATTATCCAGATCCTGCGAAGGCGCAAGAATATGCCGAATTTAAAAGTGCTGCCCAACGAAGAATCATTTTTGATGAATTTTTCTGGTTAGAGCTTTATCTGGCCTCTAGAAAAACCGGATTTCAAAAAGAAGGCGCGCCACAAATTCAGAATAAGGGGGACAAGTTAAAGGCCCTTGAAAAATCGTTGCCATTTACAATGACTGGCGCACAAAAAAGAGTTTTCGCTGAAATCAAAAGTGACTTAGAAAAACCCCATCCAATGCACCGAATGGTTCAAGGAGATGTTGGAAGCGGAAAAACCTTGGTGAGTTTCATGGCGGCGGTTTACGCTGCTGAAAGTGGCTACCAATCCTGCTTAATGGCGCCGACCGAAATCCTAGCAGAGCAGCACTTCAAAAATGCTCAAAAAGTTTTAGAACCTTTGGGTCTAAGACTGGCTTTGCTTGTTGGAAAAACCAAACAATCGGAAAGAAAAAAGGTTCTAGCGGCACTTCATGCTGGCGAAGTAGACCTGATCATTGGGACCCATGCGCTTATCGAAGACGAAGTGCAATTTGCAAATTTAGGCCTCGTCATCATCGATGAGCAGCACCGTTTCGGCGTCGAACAACGGGGAGTTCTTAAAAACAAAGGAAACTCACCCCATTTCCTGGTCATGACGGCGACACCAATTCCCCGCACTCTGGCTATGACAGTTTACGGTGATTTGGATGTATCCATCATTGATGAGATGCCTGCGGGCCGAAGTCCGATTCAAACCCGCGCGACCTTTGAAAGCAAAAAGCCCCAGGCTTTGCAGTTTATGCTTGAGCAACTAAAAAAAGGACGCCAAGCCTACATCGTCTATCCGTTGGTTGAAGAAAGCGAAAAGATCGATCTGAAGGATGCGGTTTCAGAATACGAAAACCTAAAAGCCAAGTTCCCCGATGTCACCTTCGGTTTGCTTCACGGAAAAATGAAGCCCGATGAAAAAGATCAGGTTATGGATGCTTTCCGTCGCCAAGAAATTCAAGTTCTGGTTTCAACCACAGTTATCGAAGTCGGCGTCGATGTGCCAAACGCCAACATCATGATCATTGAACATGCCGAACGCTTTGGCTTATCACAACTTCATCAATTGCGCGGACGTGTCGGCCGGGGAGAGCACAAAAGTTTCTGTATTCTGATCATGGGTTATGCAGTTTCAGAAGAAGGCAAGCAGCGCACAGAAATGATGGAAAAAACCACCGATGGATTTAAAATCGCAGAATTTGATTTAGAAATGCGCGGCCCCGGTGAGTTCATGGGCACTCGTCAATCCGGTCTTTCTGGTTTTAAACTTGCGAATTTGGTACGTGACATGGCGATTTTGCAGCAAGCGCGGGAAGCTGCTTTCGAAGTTTTACGCAAGGACCCACGCCTGAGTTACGCTGAGAACAAGGGTTTGCGGGAAGAACTGCTCAGAGAACACGGGCCTGCGGCCTTAGCAGGAATCGCATAAAAATTTTTTTCTTTATTGCACGGGAATTTTTTTTAAGACATCCTTGAATCAGAAGATCACAAGGACGTGTTCGAATGACATCAAGAATTCTCAGCATTGTAGCGGCATCTACATTTATTTCTCTTAGTTCTTTTGCAGCGGCTCCGCAGTACAAAGTGAACATGCGGGTCGGAATCAAGGGATCATCTCCTTTTTCTGTAAACACAGTTGCTAAATCCGGCAAAAAAACTTACGTAAGCCAATTCTCTG
This is a stretch of genomic DNA from Bdellovibrio reynosensis. It encodes these proteins:
- the recG gene encoding ATP-dependent DNA helicase RecG; protein product: MALRLDTQIMYLKGVGPKLGDLFNRKGLKTLADLFEFYPRAYEDQRAARNIASLKPDDIVSIKAQVVAVHSINMGRSTRKMYDVVLRDASGQIHCKYFRVPYKGYFERFKPFTEVRVVGKVTEYRGRIEFHHPDIRDIEPDEETKDALIPLYTEIEGLATAKIMKLVRLAFSQIEEWPEEALPKWILEKYKLKPRKDALKEMHYPDPAKAQEYAEFKSAAQRRIIFDEFFWLELYLASRKTGFQKEGAPQIQNKGDKLKALEKSLPFTMTGAQKRVFAEIKSDLEKPHPMHRMVQGDVGSGKTLVSFMAAVYAAESGYQSCLMAPTEILAEQHFKNAQKVLEPLGLRLALLVGKTKQSERKKVLAALHAGEVDLIIGTHALIEDEVQFANLGLVIIDEQHRFGVEQRGVLKNKGNSPHFLVMTATPIPRTLAMTVYGDLDVSIIDEMPAGRSPIQTRATFESKKPQALQFMLEQLKKGRQAYIVYPLVEESEKIDLKDAVSEYENLKAKFPDVTFGLLHGKMKPDEKDQVMDAFRRQEIQVLVSTTVIEVGVDVPNANIMIIEHAERFGLSQLHQLRGRVGRGEHKSFCILIMGYAVSEEGKQRTEMMEKTTDGFKIAEFDLEMRGPGEFMGTRQSGLSGFKLANLVRDMAILQQAREAAFEVLRKDPRLSYAENKGLREELLREHGPAALAGIA